GTTAGATATATTTCTGCCCCTAATTAGTTTTTGTTCTAGTCTATCCAATTCCTTGGTGACTATATTAAGAAACAGATCTATACTGTTTGTCTCCATTTGAGGGGGGGATTTTATACTTTTGGGTTTTAGATTGGTGAAAGGACCCTCCCCAGGTTTATTTTCCCCTTCTAAAAGGAGATCTGCCATTGTTTTAGCCAAGGGAAGATCCTCTAACGGAATACCTAGTTTTAAACTTTCCTCTAGATcattttgtctatttttttttgccattttagcTTATGGCAAAAAAGATGGATATCTTTGGTCCAGAGGAAAGAACTATATTTGGTAGTTGGTATAAAGGATGTTCCCTTGGCAAGAACAGACATTTCAGCTTCTGAGAAAATTTTTTGTGTTAGGTTAATGATCTGCCCGTTCTGGTTCCGATCTACTTTTCCTACCTGGGGCAATCCCTCAAATGATATGGGGTTCCCCCTGACTCTAAAAAACTCGATGGTAAACCACATGATCCAGAAGGATATTGTTCCTCTGGATTTCTCTGGTCGTTTCTGGTTTGGTTTCCCCATCTTTTATCTTTAGATCCTCTTTGGCCCCTGTTGCCTCTATATCGGGGTCTACCTCGAAAAGAATAGTCTGCCGATCTTTCTGTGTCTGATGTTTCTATTTCTGATGAAGACACTTCTTTTATAGTCGGTTTATTTTTATCGCTTGTATAACTATAGGCTCTACTTTTCCTGCCTGGGGCAATCCCTGAAATGATATGGGGTTCCCCCTGACTCTATGGTAAACCAGATGATCCAGAAGGATATTGTTCCTCTGGATTTCTCTGGTCGTTTCTGGTTTGGTTGCCCCATCTTTTATTTTTAGATCCTCTTTGGCCCCTGTTGCCTCTATAACAGGGGCCAAAGAGGATCTAAAAATGATGATATTATGGGGTTCCCCCTGACTCTAAAAAACTCGATGGTAAACCAGAGGATCCAGAAGGATATTGTTCCTCTGGATTTCTCTGGTCGTTTCTGGTTTGGTTTCCCTATCTTTTATTTTTAGATCCTCTTTGGCCCCTGTTGCCTCTATATCTGGGTCTACCTCGAAAAGAATAGTCTGCCGATCTTTCTGTGTCTGATGTTTCTATTTCTTATGAAGACACTTCTTTTATAGTCGGTTTATTTTTATCGCTTGTATGACTATAGGCTCGTTTTTCTTTAAATTCCAGGAGATCCTTTTTATATTGTTTAGGTTTCCTTTCTTCTATAGAGGCGTGATATTTTTCAACAGACGTTTGTAGATTACTTTCGTTTTTAGGAAAGTCGGGGTCGTTTTTAAACTTAAGTGTTTGATCTATTAATTCATTCAGTTTAGTTGAGGTTCTTACTAGTGTTACCTATTTGTGGgacttataaaatatataaacaataaataaatcaacatatcgccacgtctgaaaagtccaaactattaaaaaaaatctatgcggtgaatgccggaacagaaaaaaaaaaattaaactgcgcgattcgccatttttaaaaaatgcggaatgcacgtggctttttttgtttattttttcgtgtggtatcgaatggtatcgagtatcgcaatactttttttatggtatcgaaatcgaatcaaaaatttggtatcgcaacaactctaattaCAAGTAAGGGGCATAAAGAGGTATTACCACTGTGTGAGGGTTACTTTGTGAAGGGCATAAAGTAGATATTATTACTGGGCAGGGGCACCAGGGCAAGAAGGGGCATAAAAGGAACATTATACCTGTattactattgtgaggggcacaaagCGGGTTTTATTACAAGTATGGGGCATAAAAAGGTGTAGTAGTATCTGTGTGGGGCACGTAAGGGGcaactattaggcctcttgcacacgaacgttgccgtattgcggaccgcatttgcggatctacaatacacgggcgccgttccgtgggcattccgcatgacggatgcggacccattcacttgaatgggtccgcaaatccggagatgccgaatggaagcacggaacggaatccTACggatccgtggggtttcgtcccgtacttctgttccgcaaaaggatagaacatgtcctatctttttgcggaacggcccgatcgcggacccattaaagtgaatgggacggtgttcgtgcattgcggggcGCAGCACGACCAGGGGATGCCTTACTTTGTGAAGGGCATTATCAGTGGGCAGGGGCACAGGAAAAAGTCGAGGGCATGAGAGGAGCacaaagggggcactattactacgtgGGGAGGGGTTGTTATTGGAAGTACAAGGCATAAAACGGTATGGCCACTATGTGGGGGGCAACTCTTACTTTGTAAAGGAGACAAAGTGGGTATTATTACTGGACTAGGGCACTATGACAAGTGGAGGGCATGAAGGGAGCGTTATACCTTGTGGGGGCACAAAGCAGGTACTATTACTGAGGGTACTAAGTGGGCACTGTTGCGTTTCGGAGGGCCCTGTTACTGTTTTACGTTTTGATGGGCACAAGGGGGTTATTACTAATACGTGGAGCACTGTCACTCGCCCACAGGTTTATGTCCCTGTCTATACATTATACTCTATACATTTCTCCATTCTTCCCATTGAAAATAGAGATTCTATGATCTGAATTTTAAGCGGAGATAAAGCGGGCTCCGGTTCCCCCCTCCTCACACCCGCTCCTAATCCACCTCGTCACCTGCCCCACTGCCTTCTCCAATGGGCGTGACTAGGACTATCGCTCAGGGTATAGAAGGGGCGTGGTTACAACCCCTTCCAGAGGGTTCGAAAGGAAAGGCGGGAGATTAGAAGGCTGAAAGGAGTAGGACGTGGGCGTGGCTTCGGCTAGGTCTGCTCGTCACTGGCCGCTTGCAGGCGTGGCCTAGGGGGCGTAGAACGGCTTCCAGAGCTTTCCGAGCGGGGCGTGGTTATGCAAATAGACTCCTGGGTGCGTGCGGCTTGGTTGTGGAAGGACGTGGTTTAGTAATTATTAGGCGAGAAGGCGGGGCTTGCGAGCGCGCAGTAGGCGTGGCCGTGCTTCCAGAGAGTTCGGAGGAGAATTAAAGGTACAGTGCGGGGTGTTTTGGAGTGACGTGTACGGGCGGTATCGGGGGACTCGGCTGGGGGTACAGGTAAGACAGAGCCCCCCCAAACTCCTTATATCGGTGCATGATGTCATGTTTCCCGCTTCCGTACAGTGCCGGCTCAGACTCCGGCTGCGTGGACTCAAGAGCTAGCACTCTATGTGAGGACACTGGACTATGACTGCATCATATCCTGGCTCCATCTCTGTGCTTGTGTAGAGTGCCAGCTCTTGGGCTCACATCTGGAATTACCTTTATTGTGCAGTGGAGAGGATTAGTGTgtgtgcagatgtagcagagctgagtttgttttCCGGCCCATCCCCCGTGCCTTTACATAGGACTGCCAGTAATGGTTCTGCGGCTTTCTGAAATACTTTTATGACTctcaatctctgcttgctgtcagtgaatacatTGTCGCAAAACCCGGCAGCTGGGAGTAGTGTCAGCGAATGCGtccggagcatgctgggagttgtagtgtttcCCTCCTAGATTTCTCTCTCCTCTTCTCATTCCAGTGGttctgagactacaactcccagcaagcttCGCTCCCTTCTGTGGGAGTTGCAAGGAGAGCCTAAGGAATGACTGACCAAACTCTCAGCTGGTTTTTAGCcttgcattcactgacagcaagcagagctctTACAAGGAATGAGGAATTGAAATGCAAAGTCTACGAGAGAGTTCTGATGGCCGCGGGAGGTCTCTGCCAACGTCTTCAAGGTCTGCAGAGAGGCTCCTTTAAGAGAATGGAAGGGACGGTGCATATAGCAGTGCCGGAGCGGTCACACCCGTGGCACTACTATATTCTCTGCTCagtctgataacaggaagcaatatcgCACTGATCTTAAAGGGGTACCCCACCCACGGCCCCCTCCGATGACTTCTACGGGGTCCCTGTTCTAGAGTCAGAGCGGTGGGGCCCTGATCCGTGAAACATCAGTGTCTAAAATGGAGAATTGCCCAGCTAGGTCAGCATCCCGTTAGACCACCAGGTGGCGCTAGTTACCATGCATTGCCCCAGCACACCACCCCCTGACTTATTAATGGTGTGGGGGTCCCTTTAAATTCATTACAGTAGAAATAAACCGGTAGCGGTGTGGGCGGTGACCCTCCAGCGGCCGCTGCGTCCTTGTGCCCGCAGCTGATCGGTTAATGTGTAAATCGGTGAGCGTCTGTTCTAGAGCCTGGTCGCGGAGAGATCCAGAACCTAATCTCCAGTGGGCTCGCTGCAGGGCACTTCcggaaaaaacagaacatgtcctattcttgtccgcaatggcagacaggaaaaggcattttctacgaTAGTGCCGGCGgaatacggaacgcacattgccggtgtctgtgttttgcggatccgcaaaacacatatggacgtgtgaatggacccttattgatttaaaaaataataaaatgggggaaaaaaaattcccagaAATTGAACTTTTCCCATTgattatattaaaaaatatatattacatagtaaaaaaaactatcggtagatttttttatttttattttcaaaaagttatgggagtcagaatatagtgacaattaattttttttattttttttttaaaaggttgaAATTTTTTAAAGCGGTAAAGCGCAATAAAAAAACGTACACATTTGGTATCGCGGGAATCGTACTGACCCACTGAATAAAGTTACCGTATGTTGAATGCCGTAAAAATAAAACCCTAAAAACTGTGGCtgaattggtttttatttttttttccattcccacctcacaaataatatatatattttttttgttttttaacgtaTTTTATAAACCATTAAGGGATTCCTTTAAGACATCACGCGCACGactgtattttttttgttccgtGTCCaatcccatttatttcaatgggccgCAAAAGCCGCGCACCGCGGAGGAGGATGAAAATGTTTGTGCTTGGTCCTTATGGGGTTAATCCCGGAGTGGTGGACTGCTATCGGAGATGGCGGTGTTGCATTTTGGGGGCTATGTACAGACAGCGCTGCATGTGCTCCTGACACTTTATGATGTGTTTCCCAGAACATGGTGAAGGAAACGGCATATTATGACATTCTGGGGGTCCCTCCCGCCGCTTCCTCCGATGAGATAAAGCGGGCGTTCCGGCGCCTGGCGTTGAAGTATCACCCGGACAAGAACCCCAATTCTGGCGAAAAGGTGAGAAGGCGCCATTTGTAAAAGCTAGGCCCTGTCTCTCTGAACTGGctgtgttgcccatagcaaccaatcagagcgcaGCTTACATCTTTTCAAAGCACGAAACACAATGAAAGCTGagctttgattggttgctatgggcaacttagaCAGGCTTGATTTTGAGAAAGTAGGCCGGAGTTTCAAAATGGTTGGAACCTGGGAggggagaaagccgctgccagactCGCCCAAAATCCACCTTCTTGATTGTCATCCCTCGCTAACTCCCTCCAGGGGCGAGTCGGGACACCCCATACACATTACACATGTGTGTGACCGTCGGCTCAGTCCTGTCCACTTCCAGTAGGGACCCTGCAGAATTTTCGGTGCAGTTTTGGTTGTGTCTAGAGGATGAGGCAGTAAACGCCGCTCTCCTTTATTCTTTCCACAGTTCAAACAGATTTCCAAAGCCTACGAGATTCTGTCAGATTCCCGCCAGAGAGTCCTGTACGACAGCGGGGGTGAGTCGGCGCTGAGAGACGGTGGTGGGAGTGGACATCACGGCTCCCCCATGGACATATTCAACGTCTTCTTTGGCGGCTCCAGAAGTCAACCCCGGGGGGACAGGAAAGGTAAAGAGAGGGACAGCGCGAATCTGCGGGAGGGTGATGGCGTCAagttctcattcactgactgcaagcagagatcttgaaaatggcgaATGAAAGTGTGAGTAGCGTAGGGGTGACCTCCTCCTTCTCTCCTTCGTTCTCAGGGAAGACGGTCACCCACCATCTCCCGGTCTCCTTGGAGGATCTGTACAACGGGGCCACGCGGAAGCTGTCCCTCCAGAAGAACGTTGTCTGCCCAAAGTGTAAAGGTGAGCGCATGACGTGCCAAGATGGCGGCTGGATGTAgatgactacaactctcagccgCCAGCTATCATGGCCGACTGTGAGTTGGGATTTATGTTGTCCCAATgcctgctgagagttgtagtatcCCAATctcatagttgccaactgtcccaaatttggcaggactgtccctgatttttagaGAAGGTCCTGTAAAATTTGGGCTGTCCCGAGCCTAAAATGGGCTGGGTTAACTTAAACCCCACCCAAAAGTGGGTGGTCCCGGGGTAGGAATTAGATGTCCCGATTTTACCAACTAAAACGTTGGCAAGTATGCAGGCTGCCAACCACCACAAGCAAAATGGCGCCCATGTATGTCAGCTGACTCGGGCCCTGATGACCAGAATCGGAGAAAACCCTCAGATGCTGCGGTCAGTAGTGATTGCTGCATCTCAGTGATTATACATATCGCACCGCCTGCAGTCTAAATTGGTTGCTGCTGCCGTTCCAGCTCCTCCCGTGCCTGTTTGGGGTGGGTCATAGGTCAGCGTCGGGGAGTATAGGCTagtttttagtggtgttttttttaaccattttatgACCATCCGTTGTATTAACTCTTTATATGCCATTCTGCTTCACAGGCTGCGGAGCCCGGCCTGGGGCAGCGATTCAGTGCTCCAAGTGTGGCGGGAGCGGCATAGAAAGACACATCCTGGCGCAAATGCCCGGGCTGGTGCACTCCCTGCAGAAAACGTGCTCCGAGTGCCACGGGAAAGGCGAGAACATCCAGTCGCGAGATCGCTGCCGCGTTTGCAGTGGCAGGAAGGTGATCAGGGAGAAGAAGATCTTAACCGTGCACCTAGACAAAGGTaagtgcttgctgtcagtgaaccatCAGCTTGTTGGGGAAAGCGGTTCCCAAGCAACACCTTTTAGCGACAGTGGTCATTTTTTAGAGTTCTCTTCTTATGTAATCCGCCACCTAGGTTTTTAAAGGCACAGGACCCTTTTTAAGGCACATTTAGCTAGATGTCTCAACCTGATCTGGTTCTCTTTAGGTATGAAGAGCAGACATAAGCTGATCTTTCAAGGGGAGGGAGACCAGTCGCCAGGCCTTCACCCCGGAGACGTCATCATCGCCCTGGTGCAGAAGGAGCACCAGCTTTTTCAGAGGAAGGGTGACGATCTTATAATGAGCATGGAGATCGGGTTGGCAGACGCCCTGTGTGCCTGCAGGCAGAAGGTCCAGACTCTGGATGGAAGGACGATCCTGGTCACGTCTCAGCCGGGTATGGTATATGGGTGGTGGGTGACTCTTCTTAAAGGAGCACTATTCCTCATGAGATGCACTGGACGGATCCACAATACAAGTGGATAATAAAGTGTTTTGTCCCTTTAAGTAAAGTCCTTGCTCTTGTTCTTGTAGGTAAAGTGATCCGACCCGGGGACATCAGGTGTATTCCTAAAGAAGGAATGCCCGTGTATCAAGCCCCGTTCGAGAAGGGGAATCTCATCATCCACTTCAAGGTAGATATGCCGCTATGACTTACCTGCTACACAGTCACCTTCGTTCAGAGCTGAACATAGAAAGCAGACTCACCTGTGCCAAGGGTTCAAGGGTCCTGTGACCACTGCAGGTctcggtggtcagatgagattgaACGGTACATCTTAGATGGTGACATGTGACCAccgaggcctgtgattggctgcagcagtcacaggaCCCTTGAACGGAGCAGCGCTTGTCCTGCGTGCAGGTGAGTCTGCTTCCTATGTTCTGGTCTGAAGCCGGACAACCCCGCTAACACTTTTTTAGGACTTTCTATTTTGCCTTTCCATCCATTCTTCCCCATccttgcttgctgtcagtgaatagaaactTTCATTGCTTTAATCTTTGGTTTTAAAAAGCCTTGGGTGTAAGGGTGTATTCACACAGTAGAACTGCACATGCCTGTGTGACTTTATACAGATGCTTCTCCCGGCTGAGGGTTTGTCACAATTGCATCCAATCAGGGTATGAATGGCACAAATCTCCCTCCATGTTATGATGGTTTGCCACAATGTGACTGAAGAGCTCCCAGTATACTCCGATTGTAGcagaccctcagctgtgagaagcttTAAGTCAGTTTGGGTTTTTAAGCCATGTCATTTTctatttactgacagcaagcggtttcAGAAATTTCAAGGAAATTAAACGCAAGGTAGTATGAGTCATTCAGTCTGAGAAAGCTGATGGTCCACAGAAAGTTCATGATGGCGGTTCCATTGGGCGTCACCCAGCTTAGCTACTGACCCGTTTTATGTTTCAGGTGAAGTTCCCCGATCCCGGCTGGCTTCCTGTAGAAAACCTCAACCAGCTACAAGAATTATTTCCATCCAGACCTCGGCCATTTCTCCCAGAAGACACAGAGGAGGTGACCTTGTCCAACTACGACCCTCATGAAGACCACAAACATCAAGGCAGAAAAGAAGCCTACGAGGAAGACCGAAATGAGTCTTACCATCATCCAATGCAATGCCAAACCTGCTAGTTTTCTGCCAGGGATCAGTTCTAGAACTCCATGTGAAGACAGTCCTGAGATGGTGGTGGCCGTGAAAGCCACTTTCTTAAACGTTGTCTCCTGTAGGCGCATCTACTCCACAGTCTTCTCCTGGAGATCAAAGGCTTTAGGCCTGGCTTCTCCAATCAACCAGAGTCCACTGCCCTCATGGTGCTATGTCTTCAAGGTGCACAATGAAAGGTCTGGAGTGGTCTGTAGGTCACCTGTAAACAGGCCTTCTTGTTGGACCTGTTTAACCCTTCATAGCACTTTAGGACAAGTGAGCGATTTTGAAGGCCAGAACTTAAAAGGGCTTCCAAGGAGCCCGCTCTATACTACAGCGTGTGGTCGCTCACCACTTCTGATCAACTAACGCAAcctcgtttttatttatttctgtctgGAAGAAGCATTCCACCGCACAATGGGGGTCTCCTGAGCCAATGGAACAGAAGAAGTCTACCGGTGATCTCCAACCAGGAGGATCCACTGCCTTAGACTCTTGTAGGTTCATAGGATGGACTACATGGACCTTAAGCTGCTCCGGTTTACCCACCTCTCCCCGAAGTGCAATACTGCTGATTTCAGCAGCAACCAGAGAAGCTCCTGGTCCGGAGGGATCTTCATCTGATCCCACCGTGCTTTAAGTTCTTACAATGTGAATAAATTTTGGGTTTATTACATCCTCTGCCTTGGATTCTTAAGGTTCTGAGTTGTCATCAAGGTTTCAGGAGTGGATCCGCAGAAGAGAAGTGGACTGTCACGCGTTTTAATCCATAGGGCATAAGCTGTGTACATCATAGGAATAGGGCTAGACGATCTGAAATAGGTATAGGCAGTGGGTAGGCACAGGAGGTTCCAAAATGAGTGTCACCAGTGGGCAAATACGGGAAGGTGCCaatgatttcttaaaggggttgtccctctaGTTGATGATCGATGGTGGGTTCAAGCAGTTAGGCAATCACTGTTCAGATACCCCTCACCTATTGATGGGGTATGGTGGGCCTTCTACCCCTTTAAAGACTGAAAAACATGGAAAGTTAAAACCTGTAAGTCATAGCTTGAAGTGGAAGGTCCATAAAGATCTAGTGATCCCAAAACATGTGTAGCCAAATCTTATAGTACATGGCTTTTGACTATGGACAGGAAAAGTCCATGTGACCTTTGAAGTGGATATAGGCAGTGAATAGGCACAGGAGGGTCCACAACGTCACCAAGGTTTGAGGAGTCGATCCACATAAAGTGTTGGGCTTCTGGAATACAACAGGCCAGAAGTGCTCACGCGTTTTAATCTGTAGAGCATAAGTTGTGTACATAATGGGGCTATGGCTTAGGACTAGAAGCTCTCAAATAGTTATAGGCAGTGAGTAGACACAGGAGGGTCCAAAACGTGAGTCACCAATGgccaaatacttaaaggggttgttcatccaTGTTCATTTCTCACCAGGAAAGTTGATCAGCACTCCGAGCATTTAGGCCTTCACTGATCGGATACTCCTCACCTAGATGATGGGTTATGGTGGGCCTACCACTCTAGGGACTGGAAACCTGCAAGTCATGGCTGAAGGTGGAGGTTCCTTAAAGACCTGGAGATCCTGAAATGCGTGTAGTCAGATCTTGCATACATGGGTTATGACTATGGACAGGAGAGTCCAACATGCAATGTAACCTTTGACTAACATCTGGAGGGACAGGAATCTGAATAATGTAGAACGAAGGAATGCAGGGCGTAAAATAGACTGAGCCTATGACGAAAGCGCGTCAGGCTGAGGGTTGGAGGTTCTGAGAATTATGTGCTTCTGACTAAaggtgcccacgtacctaagagacGATGGAATGATTATTTGGATCAGTGTGCCGCGGGTCTTATCATGAATAAAAGAAAGTCCCTCACCGacaaatacacaaatacaatagaaAGTGATATAAAAGCCTTACAACAATTCACCAAACACAAACACTTTGCGAACATCaatcacaatctcacaaacagaatCTACCAAAACGAACAAGAAATTATTGCTAACAAATCAAATAAACTACAAAGTGATAGGAAGGACAAAGAACAGGGACCATGCCGTCACCCAAAAAAACAGAACCACCGGTCCCCTGAAACCGAACACCCGCCGACcatcagccacacacacacaggatagcaaatgaaaAACAGACACGGTAGGAACAAAAACAAGTAGCCGTGTATatgaagtaaaaaacaaaacgcaTTACCCTAATCATCAACACAAAAAAATCCAACTATCATAATTACCCCAACTTAATACCACAAAACCATGAGGgcgaaattaaaagaaaaaactaCCACCGCCGAACCCACCAcctgcaaataataaaaaaaagcgaAAATGTTCCCCTTACCAACCCCTGTTAGAACAACTCCCAGTCCTCAAAAGACAGCGACCGTCTACCAAACCCAACCGCCCCCCACTACCCAAAAACCCCTCCCTGACAACACAAACCCTTAACCCCAACGTAAACTGGAAAAATCCCACTACAGAGGAAAGATTCCAGGCAATAAAAGCAAAATAGCTGGAATACAAGGCAAGACATAGCCGGAAAGAGAAAATGGAGGATTCCATTAATTTTCTACATCTCACCCCAGACAAAAGCCCAGACACCACGATACCCAATAAGTCACCAATAGTACTCAACTTTTCCCTCCACCGAATCCTATAGTTGAACTACTTAGGGAGGACATCTTTACCATCGATAATACAAAGGCAGGAGCAGAAGGCCTCATCCTCTTCCTAAATCAAATCT
The sequence above is drawn from the Bufo bufo chromosome 11, aBufBuf1.1, whole genome shotgun sequence genome and encodes:
- the LOC120982204 gene encoding dnaJ homolog subfamily A member 1-like: MVKETAYYDILGVPPAASSDEIKRAFRRLALKYHPDKNPNSGEKFKQISKAYEILSDSRQRVLYDSGGESALRDGGGSGHHGSPMDIFNVFFGGSRSQPRGDRKGKTVTHHLPVSLEDLYNGATRKLSLQKNVVCPKCKGCGARPGAAIQCSKCGGSGIERHILAQMPGLVHSLQKTCSECHGKGENIQSRDRCRVCSGRKVIREKKILTVHLDKGMKSRHKLIFQGEGDQSPGLHPGDVIIALVQKEHQLFQRKGDDLIMSMEIGLADALCACRQKVQTLDGRTILVTSQPGKVIRPGDIRCIPKEGMPVYQAPFEKGNLIIHFKVKFPDPGWLPVENLNQLQELFPSRPRPFLPEDTEEVTLSNYDPHEDHKHQGRKEAYEEDRNESYHHPMQCQTC